The nucleotide window TGCTGGTCATCGCTGTCCGTCCTTACAGGTGGGAGAGGCGGGACGACTGCTGCGCAGAAGGTCGCACCGCTCCCCCGGTGGACGGAAGGCCACTTGCAAGATTGCACGCACACGCCCACGCTGCCGGCATGTCGGTCATCGAGACGCCGTCGGTGCGCGAGCGCCGGCTGGCCGCCGAGCTGCGGGTGCTGCGCACGGCCGCGCAGCTGCACGGCAAGGACGTCGCTGCCGCGCTGGGCTGGTCACCGTCGAAGGTGTCCCGGATCGAGACCGGCCGCAGCGGCGTCAGCGGCGCGGACCTGGAGCGCCTCGTGCAGCTCTACGGCGTGCCGGAGCCGCAGGCCGGGCTGCTCCGGCGGCTCGCGCCCTCGGCGCGCCCGCGCGGCTGGTGGGACGCCTACGCCGAGACGCTCTCCCCCGGCTACGCCAACCTCATCCGGATGGAGTCCGGGTCGCGGGCACTGCGCTGCTACGGGGCACTCGTCCCGCACGCGCTGCTGCAGACACCGGACTTCGCCCGCGAGGTGATCCTGTCGACCTGGGAGCGGCCGTCCCCGGCCGAGGTCGAGCGCCGGGTGCAGGTGTGCCGACGGCGGCAGGAGGTCCTCGACGCCGACCGGGACGGCGGGGCCGTGACGCTGTCGGCGGTGCTGGACGAGTCGGTGCTGCGCCGGTGCGTCGTCCCCGGCGACCCGGCCCGGGACACCGAGGTGCGCCGCGGGCAGCTGCGGCGGCTGGTCGAGGTCGCCGCCCGGCCCGGGGTGCGGCTGCAGGTGCTCCCCTTCTCCGCCGGGCTGCCACCGGTGACCGCCGGGTCGTTCTCGGTGCTGGACTCCCTGGCCACCGCCACGGCCGACGCGGTCTACCTGGAGAACAAGACCCGCATCTTCTTCCTCGACGCCGAGGCCGAGGTGCACCGCTACACCCAGGCCTTCGACCTGATCAGCCGGATGGCGCTGGACCCCGCGGACTCCGTGGCGCTGATCGAGACGGAGCTGGCCGCACTGCCCGGCTGACGGGGAATGGCCCGGGGTGTGGCAGGGTTCCACCGAGCAGTAGTTGCACTCTCAACGACCAGTACGAGGAGCACGCCATGCAGTTCGGGGTCTTCACCGTCGGCGACGTCACGCCCGACCCGACCACCGGCCGGGCACCCACCGAGGCCGAGCGCATCAAGGCGATGATCGCCATCGCGCTCAAGGCCGAGGAGGTCGGACTCGACGTCTTCGCCATGGGCGAGCACCACAACCCGCCGTTCGTGCCCTCCTCCCCCACCACGGCGCTGGGGTACATCGCCGCGCGGACCTCCACGCTGCAGCTGTCGACGGCCACGACGCTGATCACCACCAACGACCCGGTGAAGATCGCCGAGGACTACGCGATGCTGCAGCACGTCTCCGACGGCCGGGTCGACCTGACGCTGGGCCGCGGCAACACCGGCCCGGTCTACCCGTGGTTCGGCAAGGACATCCGGGACGGCATCCCGCTGGCGGTGGAGAACTACCAGCTGCTGCGCCGGCTGTGGCGCGAGGACGTCGTCGACTGGTCGGGGCGGTTCCGCACCCCGCTGCAGGGCTTCACCTCCACCCCGCGCCCGCTGGACGGCGTCCCGCCCTTCGTCTGGCACGGCTCCATCCGCAGCCCGCAGATCGCCGAGCAGGCCGCCTTCTACGGCGACGGCTTCTTCCACAACCACATCTTCTGGCCCAAGGAGCACACCCAGCGGATGGTCGAGTACTACCGCCGCCGGTACGCCCACTACGGCCACGGCGATCCCGACCAGGCGATCGTGGGCCTGGGCGGTCAGGTGTTCATCCGGAAGAACAGCCAGGACGCCGTCCGGGAGTTCCGCCCCTACTTCGACAACGCCCCGGTCTACGGTCACGGGCCCTCGCTGGAGGACTTCTCCTCCCAGACGCCGCTGACCGTCGGCTCGCCGGAGCAGGTGATCGAGCGGACGCTCGGCTTCCGCGACTACGTCGGTGACTACCAGCGCCAGCTGTTCCTCATCGACCACGCCGGGCTGCCGCTGAAGACGGTGCTGGAGCAGCTGGACGTCCTGGGCGAGGAGGTCGTGCCGGTGCTGCGCCGGGAGTTCGCCGCGCTGAAGCCCGCGCACGTGCCCGAGGCCCCGACGCACGCCTCGCTGGTGGCCGCCGCCGGTGGCGCGCACGACACCACCGTGCACGCGCTGGACGACGTCACCGGCCGGACCGTGGAGGGGGCGCGGGCATGACCACCCGCACCCTGGCCGTGCTGAGCGCCGGCCTGAGCGTCCCGTCGTCCACCCGGCTGCTGGCCGACCGGCTGACGACGGCGACCGTGGCCGCGCTGCAGGCCCGCGGCGAGGACGCGACGGTCGAGGTCGTGGAGCTGCGCGCGCACGCCCACGACCTCGCCGACGCCCTGGTCACCGGCTTCCCGAACGCGGCCCTGCGCACGGCGGTCGACACGGTGGTCGGCGCCGACGGGCTGATCGCGGTCACGCCGGTGTTCTCCGCCAGCTACAGCGGGCTGTTCAAGACGTTCTTCGACGTCCTGGACAACGACGCGCTCACCGGGAAGCCGGTGCTCATGGGGGCGACCGCGGGCAGCCCGCGCCACTCGCTGGTGCTCGAGCACGCCGTCCGCCCGCTGTTCTCCTACCTGCGCGCGGTCACCGTGCCGACCGCGGTGTTCGCCGCCGCCGACGACTGGGCCGGCGGCGGGGTGGACCAGACGCTGGCCTCCCGCATCGAGCGGGCCGCCGGCGAGCTGGCCGGGCTGGTCGCCGGGCAGCCGGTGAGCAGCCGGCCCGCCGACCCGTTCGCCGACCCGACGACCTCGTTCGAGGACCTGCTCAGGGGGCAGTGACCCCCGCGGGGGCGGCGGCCGCGTCGTCGGCCGCCGCCTCCAGCTCAGCGACGACGATCCGGTGCATGCCGAGCATGGCCTGCTGCGCCCGGCGCGCACGGTCGGGATCGGGGTCGGTCACCAGCTCGACCAGCCGGGTCGGCACCACCTGCCACCAGAACCCGAAGCGGTCCCGCAGCCAGCCGCACATGCTCTCCTCGCCCCCCTCGGACAGCGCGTCCCAGTAGTGGTCGACCTCCGCCTGGTCGGTGCAGGAGATCGAGAGGCTCAGCGCCCAGGAGGCCGACTGCCCCGGACCACCGTTCAGCCCCATGTACGGCTGGCCGTCGAGGGTCCACTCGACGACGAGCGCCGACCCGTCGGGGTTGCGGCGGACGTCGGTCACCGCCGAGTTCGGGAACACCGACGTGTAGAAGGTCGCGGCCTGCTCGGCGTCGCCGTCGAACCACAGGCAGGGTGTCTGGACGGGCATGGTGGGTCCTCTCCTCAGGGTGTGTGAGGAGGAGACCACCCGCGGAGGCCGAACTCATCGCCCGTCCGCGCCGGTCGTCAGCCGACCTTGATCGCCGAGACGTCGAACTCGATCTGTACCCGGTCGCTGACCAGCACGCCGCCGGTCTCCAGCACCGCGTTCCAGGTCAGCTGCCAGTCGCTGCGCTTGATCGCCAGTGCGCCCTCGAAGCCCACCCGGGTGTTGCCGAACGGGTCCTGGGCCGAGCCGGTGAGGGTGAAGTCGATCGAGACCGACCGGGTGACGTCCTTGATGGTGAGGTCGCCGGTCACCCGGTAGACCTCGTCGTCGACCTGCTCGACCTCGGTGGAGGCGAAGCGCATCTCCGGGTACTGCTCGACGTCGAGGAAGTCCGCCGACCGCAGGTGCGCGTCGCGGTCGGGGGTGCCGGTGTCGATGCTGGCGGTGGCGATGCGCAGGTCGACGCTGCTGGCGATCGGGTGCGCGGTGTCCAGGTGCGCGGTGCCGGAGAACTCGGTGAAGGCACCGCGGACGGTGGTCACCATCGCGTGCCGGGCGCGGACGCCGATCCGGGTGTGTGCGACGTCGACCGTGTAGTCGCCGGTGACGTCGGCCAGGGCACTGGTGGCGGCGTCGAAGTCCGACACCTGTCCCTCGGCTGCACGGTGCTTGCCCACGTTGTGCGCTCCTGTGGTCTGGGTGGTCGAACCGCTCGATACTGCCCGACCACCGCAGCGTCAGGAAGAGGGGGCCTCGTCCCGAGGTGGGGTCAGTACCAGCCGGTGGACTTCGAGTGCGACCAGGCGCCGCAGGGCGAACCGTAGCGGGAGTCGATGTAGACCAGGCCAGCGTCGATCTGCCGGTAGCCGTCGGAGGTCTTGGCGATCCCCGTGCTCTTCCAGGTCGAGTCGAGGAACTGCGGGATTCCGTAGGCGGTGCTGCGCGGGTTCTGGGCGCTGGGGTTCCAGCCGCTCTCCTTGCCCCACAGGTTCTCCAGGCAGCCGAACTCGCGGCTGTCACCGCCGAGCTGGTCCAGCGCGTAGTCCTGGAAGGAGCCCGACCGTCCCGAGGACGTGGCGGCCGGGGTGTCCGCGGCGGTGTCCTCGGCCGTGTCCGCGGCGGTCTCGGCCGCGGGGGCGCTCTTCTTCGACGACGACGTCGTCTTCTCGGCGGCTGCTGCCTTCGCGGCGGCGGCCTCCTCGGCTGCCGCCTTCGCGTCGGCCTCGGCCTTCGCGTCGGCCTCGGCCTTGGCCTGGGCCTCCTGGGCCGCCTTGGCCTCCTCCGCCGCCTTGGCCTCCTCCGCCGCCTTGGCCTCCTCCGCCGCCTTGGCCTCCTCCGCTGCCTTGGCCTCCTCCGCCGCCTTGGCGTCGAGCACGGCCTGGTCGGCGGCGGCCTGCACCTGGGCGGCGGCGGCCTGCTCGGCCTCGCGCTGGCTGCGGTTGCCGGCGAGCGCCTCGAGGCGCTGCCCGACCTGCCCCTGCGACACGGTCAGGTCGGCCTGCTGGGCGCTGAGCCCGAGCTGCGCCGCGACGCTCACCGGCTCGGCGGGCGCGTCGGCCAGGGCGTCGTGCTGACCGGCGGTGAGGACGCCGACCATGATCGCGCCGGCCGCGGCGACGGCGGCGTAGAGCGCGGGGCGGCGCAGCCCCGCGGGGCCCAGCCGCCGGTCGGTACGCGGCGCGACTGCCGGGGCGGCCAGCACGGCGGTGGCCGGGAGGTCGAGGACGTCGGTCGCGGGAGCCTGCTGGTCCTGGGCGCGCGCGGTGGTACGACGGGACATCGAGGGGGTGGGCTCCGTTGGTCTTCCGCGGCCGCCTACCGGGTTAGCTGACGGATTCGGGCGGGAAGGCGCCCTACGCGCTCCGGGCGGGGAGGCCCGGAGCGAGATTCACCCCAGTGCTGCGGTGGGTCCCCGGATCGCCTGCGGACAGCGACTCGGCGGCATCCGGCGCGGGCTCCCCGGGTGGGGACCTGACGTCCGACCGGACTCGGCCAAGGTAGAGGCCGTGACGTGGCCGTGACAATCCCCGGCGGCAGATTTGTCGGGTTCTGCCACGTTTGACCAGGTCGCGCACGGGCCAGTGGGGCGCGTGTGACCGACGGCTCAGGGCAGTCGCCACACCGTCGTCCGCCGCATCTCACCCCCGTCGGCGTCCGGCACGTCGTACACGGCCTGGGAGAGCAGGCCCTCCTTGGGCACGTAGGCGCGCCCGGGGTCGCCGAGGAACACCGTGGCGCCGCGCAGCCAGGCGGTGCCCAGGAAGGGCAGCACGCGGGCGGTCATGTCCCGGTCGTAACAGACGTCCCCGGCCAGGACGACGTCCACCTCGGGCGGGTCCTCGCCCAGCACGTCGCCCACGACCTCGACCCCGGTGACCCCGTTGAGCTCGGTGTTGAGTGCGATCGCGGTGTGCGAGTAGGGGTCGATGTCGCTGGCCACGACCGCGGTCGCCCCGGCGAGCAGCGCCGCGACGGCGACCAGCCCGCTGCCGGCGCCGAGGTCGAGCACGCGGCGCCCGGCGACGAGCTCGGGGTGGTCGAGCACGTGCCGGGCCAGCGCCTGCCCGCCGGGCCATGCGGCGGCCCAGAACGGCGGGTCCTGGCCGGCGCCGCCGCCCTCGGTCTCCATGGCCTCCCAGAGCGCGACGACGTCGTCGGCGACGAGCAGCTGCACCTCGGGCACCAGCGTGGGCCGGGCCGGCGTGGTGTGCGCCCGCAGGAACTCCGGCGAGACCTCGCGCGGCTCCGGCATCCCGGTCAGTCCTCGCCGCCGTCGCGGACGACGGTCACCGCGCACGGGGCGTGCCGGGTGACCTGGTCGCTGACCGAGCCGAGCAGCAGCCCGGCGAAGCCGCCGCGGCCACGGGCCCCGACGACCAGCAGGTCCGCACCCTCCGCGGCCTCGATCAGCGCCTGCGCGGGCGCGGCGTGCACCACGTGACAGGTGACGCCGGCGGCGCGCTCGGCGCCCAGCAGCTCGGCGACGTCGGCCTCGAGGTCGGCCTGCACGGCGGCCTCGTAGTCGGTGATGGGCGGCACGAAGCCGGGCTCCCAGCTGGCCGGCTGCGGCGCGGTGGCGATCCGCCAGGCGCGCACGACGTGCAGCGGCCAGGACGCGCGCTCGGCCAGCGTGGCCGCCCAGACCAGCGCGTCGCGGGCGTGGTCGGAGCCGTCGTGGCCGACGACCACGCCACCGGCGACGACCGCCCGCGAGGAGACCGCCTCGTTGTCGGCGACGGTCAGCTCGGCGGCCGCCTCGTCCCGCTCGGCCTGGGGTCCAGCAGCTGCCTGCTCGCTCACGACGTCCTCCTGTGTCCGGTGCACCTGCCCGGCCGCTGCCGGACGCCAGGACGCCCTGGCCCGCACAGCCTGTCCTACCGCACCGACACCAGCGCCCGCAGGTGGTGGCGGCCGCGAAGATCACCTCGGATCGCGCGCGGGCCTCCGGTGCTCTTGACTGGGGATCGACCGGCGGCAGCCCCTGCCGCCCGCACCGAGGAGGAGGACGAGGTCCATGGAGCACTTCACCATCGCCACCGTCGCCGAGCAGAGCGCCGACTTCCGGCGGGTCCTCTGGACCGGCGAGCACACCCAGCTCGTGATCATGACCATCCCCGTCGACGGCGAGATCGGCGAGGAGATCCACGAGGTCGACCAGATCCTCACCTTCGTCAGCGGCACCGGCCAGGCGATCGTCAACGGCCAGAAGAAGAACGTGGCGCAGGGCGACCTGGTCGTCGTCCCGGCCGGCAAGAAGCACAACTTCCTCAACACCGGCGTCAACCCGCTGGTGCTGTACACGGTCTACGGCCCGGCCGAGCACGCCCCCAAGGCCGTGCACAAGACCAAGGAGGAGGCCGACGCGCTCGAGGAGGCCGGCAAGGACGAGCCGCCGACCCAGGGCTGACGCGGGCGCCGGGAGCGGACAGGGCAGGCTGGTCGGGTGACCGCCCAGCCCGGCATCTTCGCCCTCGGCACCCCCGAGCACTGCTACCTCGAGCTCGACCTGGAGCCGGACCGCACGGGCGAGGAGCTCGTGCGGGCCGTCGCCGGCCTCACCGGGCCGCTGTCCTCCGTCGGCGGGGTGAACGTCGTGGTGGGCTTCCGCCCCGAGCTGTGGGCGCAGGTCTCCCCCACCGACGCCCCCGCCGACGCGGCGAGCTGGACCGAGGACCTCGTCGGTGCCGGCGGCTACCGGATGCCGGCCACCCAGCACGACGCGTGGGTGTGGATCGCCGGCGGCGACCGGACGGCGGTGTTCGACAACGCCCGCCAGGTGCTCGCCGCGCTGGCCGGGGTGGCCGCCGTCGGCCGCGAGGTGACCGGCTGGCTGTACCGGCACGACCGCGACCTGACCGGGTTCGTCGACGGCACCGAGAACCCCTCGCTGCTCACCGCCGCCGAGGTGGCCGCCGTCCCCATGGGGGAACCGGGTGCCGGGGCGAGCATCGTGCTGTTCCAGGTGTGGCGGCACGACACCGCCGCCTGGGAGTCCCTCGGCGAGTACGGCCAGGAACGGATGATGGGCCGCACCAAGCCCGACAGCATCGAGATCCCCGACGACGAGCAGCTGCCCAGCGCCCACGTCGCCCGCACCACCGTCGAGGTGGACGGCGAGGAGAAGCAGATCTTCCGGCGCAACGTGGCCTACGGCGGCGTCACCGACCACGGGACGGCGTTCGTCGGCTTCGCCCGCGACCAGTGGCGGATGACCGAGATGCTGCGCCGCATGGCCGGGGCCGCCGACGGCATCCGGGACGGGCTCACCGGCTTCCTCACCCCGCTCACCGGGGCGTACTACACCTGCCCGGCGATGGACGCCCTCGCCCGATTCGCCCCACCCGACGAGGACTGACCTCTCGCCGTGGAGCCGTCGCCTCCCTCTCGGGACCCCGAGGGCGGTGACCCGGCCTGCTGGCTGGACCGGGTGTGCCCGGCGTGCGGGCGGCTGACCGAGCCGACCCCGGACGGACGCTGCCCGGTGTGCGGCCGCGAGTAGGAGCGCGACTGACGAGCTGACGTCCAGCCAGGTGCCGTCCCGCCAGGTGGCGTCCAGCTCGGCGGCAGAGACTGGGGCGGCAGCAGCCGGCCCGCGGCTGCGGACCCGGCCGAGGAGTGCACCCATGCCGAACCCCACCGTCGCCGAACAGCTCGTCCAGATGCTCCGGGACGCCGGGGTCGAGCGGATCTACGGCGTCGTCGGCGACAGCCTCAACCCGGTGGTCGACGCCGTCCGGCACACCGAGGGCATCGAGTGGGTGCACGTCAGCAACGAGGAGGGCGGCGCCTTCGCCGCGGCCGCCGAGGCGCAGGTGACCGGGAAGCTGGCCGTCTGCGCCGGGTCGTGCGGGCCGGGCAACACCCACCTGCTGCAGGGCCTGTTCGACGCGCACCGCAGCGGTGCACCGGTGCTGGCGATCGCCTCCCACATCCAGTCCCAGGAGATCGGGATGGCGTTCTTCCAGGAGACGCACCCCGAGCGGATGTTCCAGGAGTGCTCCTACTGGTGCGAGGTCGTCACGCCGAAGCAGATGCCGCACAACCTGCGGGTGGCGATCCAGACGGCGGTCGGCAAGCGCGGGGTGTCCGTCGTCGTCCTGCCCGGTGACCTGGCGGCGGAGGAGTCCGGCGGGCCCACGGTGCCCAGCGCGATGGTGACCGAGCCGTCGCCGGTGCGGCCGCACCCGGCGCAGGTGCAGGCCCTGGCGGACGCGATCAACGCCGCCGGGACGGTGACGCTGTTCGCCGGCGCCGGCTGCAAGGACGCGCACGACGACGTCATGGCGCTGGCCGGGCACGTGCTGGCGCCGGTCGGGCACGCACTGGGTGGCAAGGAGTGGATCCAGTACGACAACCCCTACGACGTGGGGATGAACGGGCTGCTGGGCTACGGCGCCGCGCACAAGGCGACCCACGAGGCGGACCTGCTGGTGCTGCTGGGCACCGACTTCCCCTACGTCAACTTCCTGCCGCAGAAGAGGACGGCTCAGGTGGACGCCGACGCCTCGCACCTGGGCCGGCGCACCCCGCTGGAGGTCGCCGTCCACGGGGACGTCGGGGAGACGATCCGCGCGCTGCTGCCGCTGCTGGAGCGGCGGACCGACCGGACGTTCCTCGACGGGATGCTGCGCGACCACGCGCACGCGCTGGAGAAGGTGGTCGGCGCCTACACCCACGAGGTGGAGCGGATGCGGCCGATCCACCCCGAGTACGTGGCCGCGCAGCTGGACGACCTGGCCGCCGACGACGCCGTGTTCACCGTCGACACCGGCATGTGCAACGTGTGGGCGGCGCGCTACCTCACGCCGAACGGGCGCCGGCGGGTGATCGGTTCGTTCCGGCACGGCTCGATGGCCAACGCGCTGCCGCACGCGGTGGGCGCGCAGTTCGCCGACCGGGGCCGACAGGTGGTCTCGATGAGCGGGGACGGCGGGCTGGCGATGCTGCTCGGCGAGCTGATCACGGTGCGGCTGCACCGGCTGCCGGTGAAGATCGTGCTGTTCAACAACGCCTCGCTCGGCATGGTGAAGCTGGAGATGCTGGTCGACGGCATCCCGGACTTCGAGACCGACCACGAGCCGACGGACTTCGCCGCGATCGCGGCGGCCGTGGGCATCCCGTCCTACCGGGTGGAGGACCCGGCGCGGGTGCGGGAGACCCTGCAGCGCGGGCTGGCGCAGCCGGGGCCGGTGCTGATGGAGTTCGTGACCGACGCCAACGCGCTGTCGATCCCGCCGGCCATCACCGGCGAGCAGATCCGCGGCTTCGCGACGTCGGCGACCAAGATGGTGCTCGGCGGCGGGGTCGGCAAGATGATCGACCTGGCGCGGGCGAACCTGCGCAACGTCCCGCGTCCGTGACCGGTCGCAGCCCGGCTGGGCGGACGCGATGGGCCGCAGACCGGCTGGGCGACCGTGACGGGTCGCAGCCCGGCTGGGCGGACGCGATGGGCCGCAGACCGGCTGGGCGACCGTGACGGGTCGCAGCCCGGCTGGGCGACCGTGACGGGTCGCAGACCGGCTGGGCGACCGTGACGGGCCGCAGACCGGCTGGGTGCCCGTGACGGGCCGTGCGGCGGCCGGGGCGGGCGACCTGTCCGACCCTGCACGGGCAGGGTGGACGGCAGGTGCGTCAGGCGGCGGAGCTGGTGCGCACGGAGCCGTACCAACTGGTCAGCAGCTCACTGCGGACCGCGGCGGGCAGCGCACCCCACCGCAGCAGTGCGGCCCGGGCGGGCAGCGTGCTGGCGGCGGCGAGCTGACCCAGCTCACGCACCCGCTCGGGGCGGGGCGTGAACGGACTGCGGTCGTGCAGTCCGCTGGCCAGGTGGGTGTCGAAGGCGGCGAGGATGTCGGCCTGGTGCGCCGAGTCGAACCACTGGGGGCTCCGCGGCGAGCTCTCCACGGTGTGGGAACGGATCACGAGCACCTCATCGGCAGACCACGGCCCACCCGTGACGTCGTCGTGGGACCACCCGAGGCGATGTCCTCGTCGGCGCGGGCGAGTGGTCATCGGCGCGGGTGAGTGGTCGGCGGCGCGTGCGCAGCCTGCCCCGCCGACCGCCCGGCGCCGGGGGCGCGCCCTGCGGCACCGACCGCGAGCAGCGGCGCACCTCGTCCGGTCGGCACCCCGCCTGCGTGGTGGTCAGAAGGGTGGCGGGTCGTCTGCGTCGGGTGGGCTGCCGGTCGTGGCGAGCTGCAGTGGGGTGAGCGGCTGCCGTCCGGTGAGCAGCCGGAGGCCCGGTGGCCGGGTCGTGCGGGTCACCCCGCTGGGCGTGGTCACCGAGAGGACCCCGTCGGTGGACATGACGAACCGCCAGCCGGGGGCGTGGGTCTTGAGCCGGTGGTGCCTGCGGCACAGGCAGCACAGGTTCGCGCAGTCCGTCGCGCCGCCGGCGGCGTGGGCCTCGACGTGGTCGAGGTCGGTCCGGGCCGCGGGGCGCCGGCAACCGGGATGGCGGCAGGTGCGGTCGCGGGCGTGGACGAAACGGCGCTGCGCCGGGCTGGGTGTGTAGCGGTCGACCGCCCCTGGCCGGTCGAGCATCGGGCAAGCGCACTGCCCCGCTGCAGGACCGTCGGGTTCCGGCCGGGCCGCTCGGGTCTCGTCCCGCCGATCGCGCGGATGGTGCGGACAGCCGCGGCGGACCAGACGCTGCAGTTCCGGTCGGGTGACGGTCGCCCGCAGCTCGCCGGTGGCCGGGTCGACCAGGGAGATGTCCAGGGTGCCGCCCGTCGGCGCCTGCAGCCCGCCGGGGCAGAGCGAGTCCAACTGCTCCAACAGCTCGCGGAGCTGCTGGTGGGTGATCGGTGCACCGTCCACCGACGCGGCGTCCTCGTCGGTCGGCGCCCCCGCCAGGTCGCGGGCGGGCGGCTCGATCGGCGCCTCCGCCAGGTCGCGTGTGAGCGGCTCGGTCGGCGCCCCCGCCGGGTCGCGCGTGGGGGGCTCGGTCGGCGCCCCCGCCGGGTCGCGTGTGGGCGGCTCGGTCGCCGTGCCCGCCGGGTCGGGTGAGCGTGGCTCGGTCGGTGACCGACCGGCGTCGCGGGCGGTCGGCGACCAGGCCGGCGAGCGTTGCGTCATGGCCCGGCCGCCCGCACCCTCACCCATGGCCGGTAGTGGGGCGACGAGCTGCAGGTGCGCGGTCACCGGCTCCCGGCTGGTGTCCCACGGCCGCAGGATGAGGTCAGCGTGGACCAGCGCGCGCAGCTGACCGATCGGCCGCTCGTCGCCGTCGTCCTTCGCCATCCGCGCGTAGAGGTCGAC belongs to Modestobacter sp. L9-4 and includes:
- a CDS encoding FMN reductase, encoding MTTRTLAVLSAGLSVPSSTRLLADRLTTATVAALQARGEDATVEVVELRAHAHDLADALVTGFPNAALRTAVDTVVGADGLIAVTPVFSASYSGLFKTFFDVLDNDALTGKPVLMGATAGSPRHSLVLEHAVRPLFSYLRAVTVPTAVFAAADDWAGGGVDQTLASRIERAAGELAGLVAGQPVSSRPADPFADPTTSFEDLLRGQ
- a CDS encoding Dyp-type peroxidase; the encoded protein is MTAQPGIFALGTPEHCYLELDLEPDRTGEELVRAVAGLTGPLSSVGGVNVVVGFRPELWAQVSPTDAPADAASWTEDLVGAGGYRMPATQHDAWVWIAGGDRTAVFDNARQVLAALAGVAAVGREVTGWLYRHDRDLTGFVDGTENPSLLTAAEVAAVPMGEPGAGASIVLFQVWRHDTAAWESLGEYGQERMMGRTKPDSIEIPDDEQLPSAHVARTTVEVDGEEKQIFRRNVAYGGVTDHGTAFVGFARDQWRMTEMLRRMAGAADGIRDGLTGFLTPLTGAYYTCPAMDALARFAPPDED
- a CDS encoding VOC family protein encodes the protein MPVQTPCLWFDGDAEQAATFYTSVFPNSAVTDVRRNPDGSALVVEWTLDGQPYMGLNGGPGQSASWALSLSISCTDQAEVDHYWDALSEGGEESMCGWLRDRFGFWWQVVPTRLVELVTDPDPDRARRAQQAMLGMHRIVVAELEAAADDAAAAPAGVTAP
- a CDS encoding lytic transglycosylase domain-containing protein → MSRRTTARAQDQQAPATDVLDLPATAVLAAPAVAPRTDRRLGPAGLRRPALYAAVAAAGAIMVGVLTAGQHDALADAPAEPVSVAAQLGLSAQQADLTVSQGQVGQRLEALAGNRSQREAEQAAAAQVQAAADQAVLDAKAAEEAKAAEEAKAAEEAKAAEEAKAAEEAKAAQEAQAKAEADAKAEADAKAAAEEAAAAKAAAAEKTTSSSKKSAPAAETAADTAEDTAADTPAATSSGRSGSFQDYALDQLGGDSREFGCLENLWGKESGWNPSAQNPRSTAYGIPQFLDSTWKSTGIAKTSDGYRQIDAGLVYIDSRYGSPCGAWSHSKSTGWY
- a CDS encoding cupin domain-containing protein encodes the protein MEHFTIATVAEQSADFRRVLWTGEHTQLVIMTIPVDGEIGEEIHEVDQILTFVSGTGQAIVNGQKKNVAQGDLVVVPAGKKHNFLNTGVNPLVLYTVYGPAEHAPKAVHKTKEEADALEEAGKDEPPTQG
- a CDS encoding pyruvate dehydrogenase gives rise to the protein MPNPTVAEQLVQMLRDAGVERIYGVVGDSLNPVVDAVRHTEGIEWVHVSNEEGGAFAAAAEAQVTGKLAVCAGSCGPGNTHLLQGLFDAHRSGAPVLAIASHIQSQEIGMAFFQETHPERMFQECSYWCEVVTPKQMPHNLRVAIQTAVGKRGVSVVVLPGDLAAEESGGPTVPSAMVTEPSPVRPHPAQVQALADAINAAGTVTLFAGAGCKDAHDDVMALAGHVLAPVGHALGGKEWIQYDNPYDVGMNGLLGYGAAHKATHEADLLVLLGTDFPYVNFLPQKRTAQVDADASHLGRRTPLEVAVHGDVGETIRALLPLLERRTDRTFLDGMLRDHAHALEKVVGAYTHEVERMRPIHPEYVAAQLDDLAADDAVFTVDTGMCNVWAARYLTPNGRRRVIGSFRHGSMANALPHAVGAQFADRGRQVVSMSGDGGLAMLLGELITVRLHRLPVKIVLFNNASLGMVKLEMLVDGIPDFETDHEPTDFAAIAAAVGIPSYRVEDPARVRETLQRGLAQPGPVLMEFVTDANALSIPPAITGEQIRGFATSATKMVLGGGVGKMIDLARANLRNVPRP
- a CDS encoding LLM class flavin-dependent oxidoreductase, producing MQFGVFTVGDVTPDPTTGRAPTEAERIKAMIAIALKAEEVGLDVFAMGEHHNPPFVPSSPTTALGYIAARTSTLQLSTATTLITTNDPVKIAEDYAMLQHVSDGRVDLTLGRGNTGPVYPWFGKDIRDGIPLAVENYQLLRRLWREDVVDWSGRFRTPLQGFTSTPRPLDGVPPFVWHGSIRSPQIAEQAAFYGDGFFHNHIFWPKEHTQRMVEYYRRRYAHYGHGDPDQAIVGLGGQVFIRKNSQDAVREFRPYFDNAPVYGHGPSLEDFSSQTPLTVGSPEQVIERTLGFRDYVGDYQRQLFLIDHAGLPLKTVLEQLDVLGEEVVPVLRREFAALKPAHVPEAPTHASLVAAAGGAHDTTVHALDDVTGRTVEGARA
- a CDS encoding helix-turn-helix transcriptional regulator, producing MSVIETPSVRERRLAAELRVLRTAAQLHGKDVAAALGWSPSKVSRIETGRSGVSGADLERLVQLYGVPEPQAGLLRRLAPSARPRGWWDAYAETLSPGYANLIRMESGSRALRCYGALVPHALLQTPDFAREVILSTWERPSPAEVERRVQVCRRRQEVLDADRDGGAVTLSAVLDESVLRRCVVPGDPARDTEVRRGQLRRLVEVAARPGVRLQVLPFSAGLPPVTAGSFSVLDSLATATADAVYLENKTRIFFLDAEAEVHRYTQAFDLISRMALDPADSVALIETELAALPG
- a CDS encoding universal stress protein encodes the protein MSEQAAAGPQAERDEAAAELTVADNEAVSSRAVVAGGVVVGHDGSDHARDALVWAATLAERASWPLHVVRAWRIATAPQPASWEPGFVPPITDYEAAVQADLEADVAELLGAERAAGVTCHVVHAAPAQALIEAAEGADLLVVGARGRGGFAGLLLGSVSDQVTRHAPCAVTVVRDGGED
- a CDS encoding methyltransferase, whose translation is MPEPREVSPEFLRAHTTPARPTLVPEVQLLVADDVVALWEAMETEGGGAGQDPPFWAAAWPGGQALARHVLDHPELVAGRRVLDLGAGSGLVAVAALLAGATAVVASDIDPYSHTAIALNTELNGVTGVEVVGDVLGEDPPEVDVVLAGDVCYDRDMTARVLPFLGTAWLRGATVFLGDPGRAYVPKEGLLSQAVYDVPDADGGEMRRTTVWRLP
- a CDS encoding YceI family protein, with translation MGKHRAAEGQVSDFDAATSALADVTGDYTVDVAHTRIGVRARHAMVTTVRGAFTEFSGTAHLDTAHPIASSVDLRIATASIDTGTPDRDAHLRSADFLDVEQYPEMRFASTEVEQVDDEVYRVTGDLTIKDVTRSVSIDFTLTGSAQDPFGNTRVGFEGALAIKRSDWQLTWNAVLETGGVLVSDRVQIEFDVSAIKVG